A single window of Gossypium arboreum isolate Shixiya-1 chromosome 13, ASM2569848v2, whole genome shotgun sequence DNA harbors:
- the LOC108463991 gene encoding hexokinase-1-like, giving the protein MGKVAVGAAVGCAVAVCAAAALVVHHRMKSSGKWAQAQSILKDFEEKCGTPISKLKQVADAMTVEMHAGLASEGGSKLKMIISYVDNLPTGDEKGLFYALDLGGTNFRVLRVHLGGKEHRVVKQEFEEVSIPPHLMTGSSDALFDYIAEALAKFVATESEGLHFSPDRQRELGFTFSFPVRQTSISSGTLIKWTKGFLIEDAVGQDVVGELTKAMERIFLDMRVTALVNDTIGTLAGGRYNNPDVVAAVILGTGTNAAYVERAHAIPKWHGLLPKSGDMVINMEWGNFRSSHLPISEYDQALDTESLNPGEQIFEKLISGMYLGEVVRRVLYKMADEAAFFGDTIPEKLKIPFILRTPHMSAMHQDTTPDLKIVAKKLKDILEISNTSLKMRKVIVELCDIVATRGARLSAAGIAGILKKIGRDTLKDGEKQKSVVSLDGGLYEHYTKFRTCMENTLTELLGEEVSENIIIEHSNDGSGIGAALLAASHSQYIGIDES; this is encoded by the exons ATGGGGAAAGTAGCGGTGGGTGCGGCGGTGGGTTGTGCGGTGGCCGTGTGTGCCGCGGCGGCGTTGGTGGTACATCACCGGATGAAGAGTTCTGGGAAGTGGGCCCAGGCTCAATCTATACTGAAAGATTTCGAGGAAAAGTGCGGCACGCCGATTTCGAAGCTGAAACAGGTGGCGGATGCTATGACCGTCGAGATGCACGCCGGGCTCGCATCGGAAGGCGGAAGCAAGCTCAAAATGATAATCAGCTACGTCGATAATCTCCCCACTGG TGATGAGAAAGGGCTGTTTTATGCGCTTGACCTCGGTGGCACCAATTTCCGTGTGCTACGTGTACACTTGGGTGGTAAAGAACACCGTGTCGTTAAGCAGGAATTCGAGGAAGTTTCGATCCCTCCTCATTTGATGACCGGATCTTCTGAC GCATTATTTGATTATATTGCTGAAGCTCTTGCAAAATTTGTTGCTACAGAAAGTGAAGGTTTACATTTTTCACCCGATAGACAAAGGGAGCTGGGGTTTACATTCTCATTTCCTGTTCGGCAAACATCCATATCGTCTGGGACTCTTATAAAATGGACAAAGGGCTTCTTGATTGAAGATGCA GTTGGTCAAGATGTTGTTGGAGAATTGACTAAAGCCATGGAAAGGATTTTTCTTGACATGCGTGTGACAGCTTTG GTCAATGACACAATTGGCACATTGGCTGGTGGAAGATATAACAACCCCGATGTTGTTGCTGCTGTGATATTGGGTACAGGCACCAATGCAGCTTATGTAGAGCGTGCTCATGCAATTCCCAAATGGCACGGTCTTCTACCTAAGTCTGGGGACATG GTTATCAACATGGAGTGGGGTAACTTCCGGTCTTCTCACCTTCCAATATCAGAATATGACCAAGCACTGGATACTGAGAGCTTAAACCCCGGAGAACAG ATTTTCGAGAAATTGATTTCTGGTATGTATTTGGGAGAGGTTGTACGCAGAGTTCTGTACAAGATGGCCGACGAAGCTGCATTTTTTGGTGATACTATTCCGGAAAAACTGAAAATTCCTTTCATACTAAG AACTCCTCACATGTCCGCAATGCATCAGGACACAACTCCGGATCTCAAAATTGTGGCAAAAAAACTAAAGGATATCTTAGAG ATATCGAATACCTCCCtgaaaatgagaaaagttattgTTGAGCTATGCGACATTGTTGCAACTCGTGGTGCCCGACTATCGGCTGCGGGAATTGCCGGCATCCTCAAGAAAATCGGAAGAGACACATTGAAAGATGGTGAAAAGCAAAAGTCGGTTGTGTCTCTAGACGGTGGATTGTACGAACACTACACCAAATTCCGTACCTGCATGGAGAACACCCTCACCGAGTTGCTAGGAGAAGAAGTCTCCGAAAACATCATTATCGAACATTCCAACGATGGTTCCGGCATCGGGGCAGCCCTCCTAGCGGCTTCTCACTCACAATACATCGGAATTGACGAATCCTGA